The genomic region TTTCATCATTCCCTCAAACCAAATTCACACCATTTAAAAATACGGTAACTAGGGCGTTTAAGCTGTGACCTCTAGGTGTATTCCATACAAAGAACCGTTATTGAATCCTCTAGTTACTTGTCTTGACTCACAATCGCCTCAGCTTCGATTTCAAGAAGCCATTCAGGGTTGATGAAGCGGCTGACTTCAACCACGGTATCAACAGGCAAGATATCTCTGAAATAACGGCCTCTCACTTTCGCCACCTCTGACCAATCGTTAATGTTGGTCAACATTATCCGAGTTCTTACCACATCACCTAAGCCGCTACCTGCACTTTCAAGCGCCGCTTTAATGGTCTCAATACACTGTTGAGTTTGTGCTGCGGGGTCTCCAACACCTACCGTCATCCCGTGCTCATCGATAGGCGCAGTGCCACCAACTGAAATATGGTTACCCACTCTCACTGCCCGAGAAAAACCGATAACCGGAGCGTAAGGACTTGTGCTT from Vibrio gigantis harbors:
- a CDS encoding RidA family protein, which translates into the protein MTRQLIASTSPYAPVIGFSRAVRVGNHISVGGTAPIDEHGMTVGVGDPAAQTQQCIETIKAALESAGSGLGDVVRTRIMLTNINDWSEVAKVRGRYFRDILPVDTVVEVSRFINPEWLLEIEAEAIVSQDK